The DNA window TTCGCGAAGCGAAGTCCCTTGGTTTCAGACGCTTCACCTGCTGAACTTTCCTAAACCCTCCACAATGCTGTGGGTTTTTAGAAAGAGGTTCAGCATCAGCGTTTGAGAGGCTAGTTCCTAACCCCTTAGCATAATTGAGCATTACCATAGCTGCTGCTACGTCACGATCAGCAACAAAATTACAGACCTCACAATTATGCACACGTTGGGACAACTCTTTTTTCTTTTTGTGTCCACATCTAGGACAGGTTTGAGATGGAGCAATCTTGAGGGGTACATCAACAAATACCCCATTACACTCATCAAGTTTGTATTTGATAAGCGATATCAAGTTGCCAATTCCAACATCTAACAGTGACCGATTTAATCCTGTTTTTTGATGCTTTCTCTTGCTGCCCTTCTTGAGGCAGTTGCGTGGGCGGATTTCCTGTCATCATACCATTCACTTAACGAGAGAGTGCAACCCTCACTCAGAAAGAGTTCTCATGCTGTATTTTGCATTCACTTACATATTGTGTTGGTA is part of the Aulosira sp. FACHB-615 genome and encodes:
- a CDS encoding transposase, whose product is MISLIKYKLDECNGVFVDVPLKIAPSQTCPRCGHKKKKELSQRVHNCEVCNFVADRDVAAAMVMLNYAKGLGTSLSNADAEPLSKNPQHCGGFRKVQQVKRLKPRDFASRSPLVVHDN